The genomic stretch CAATCTATTATCCGGCTATAACTTCTGTTTTGGCTTGGGTTTCGGCTCGCTATACCTGTGTACTCTTAGGTTGGGATATTGTAGGTGCAGAGGCGATGGCCCTAGCCGGTTTTTATTTGATCGGAAGCTATGCTTTAAATGCATTATCACCGAAATTAGCTGGGAAGTTTCAAGTTACTACCACGATCATTAAGCTCATACCCTTGATTCTTATGGCTGTTTTAGGGACAATTGCTGGCTTAAGCAATGGCGTTTTAATCAAGAACTTCACTAGTGGAGTCATTGCCGATGTGACCACAGCCAATCCTATGTTTACAGCCGTGGTGGCTACAGCCTTTGCCTATGAAGGATGGATTATTGCCACGAGTATTAATGCGGAATTAAAAGATGCAAAAAAGAATCTTCCGCGGGCCCTAACCTTTGGAACCCTCTTTGTAGCACTCATCTATATTTTATATTACACTGGTCTTGCAGGCGCCGTGGAAAACAGCGTCATCATGCAAGGGGGGGAGACCGGTGCTAAAATTGCTTTCGCCACGGTGTTCTCTAGTCTTGGCGGAAGTGTACTCTTTGTCTTTGTTGTCATTTCTTGCTTAGGGACCCTCAATGGTCTAATGATTGGCTGTACTCGAGGTTTCTATTCATTAGCTGCCAGAGGGCTAGGACCTCAACCTAATGTTTATAAAAACATTGATGCAAACACAAATATGCCTAGCAATTCTGCTATCTTAGGTTTGTTA from Desulfitobacterium dichloroeliminans LMG P-21439 encodes the following:
- a CDS encoding APC family permease codes for the protein MENELQKKYGLFMAIAMVIGIVIGSGVFFKAEKILVATGGNLPLGILAWIIGGIIMIICAYVFATMATRYEKVNGVVDYAEAAMGSKYAFYVGWFMTTIYYPAITSVLAWVSARYTCVLLGWDIVGAEAMALAGFYLIGSYALNALSPKLAGKFQVTTTIIKLIPLILMAVLGTIAGLSNGVLIKNFTSGVIADVTTANPMFTAVVATAFAYEGWIIATSINAELKDAKKNLPRALTFGTLFVALIYILYYTGLAGAVENSVIMQGGETGAKIAFATVFSSLGGSVLFVFVVISCLGTLNGLMIGCTRGFYSLAARGLGPQPNVYKNIDANTNMPSNSAILGLLFSGAWLLYFFGANLVPVPWFGPFSFDSSELPIVTLYAMYIPIFIMMMVKEKTLSSFKRFVMPVLAICACIFMVIAAFYAHGFVTVLYYLGLFAFIMFVGAFFSSTKRA